In Methanobrevibacter sp., one DNA window encodes the following:
- a CDS encoding CDP-glycerol glycerophosphotransferase family protein codes for MIFSVIIPAYNSEKWIGKSIESLINQTLDFDKNIEVIIVNDASSDNTDKICREYLSKYPNNLKYIENDVNKGPGASRNIGLKYATGEYINFLDSDDTLSKNTLKDVLTFFNNNKSTDLVAIPIFYFENNKGPHYLNYKFNKTKTVNLLEFPEYYQLSGPSSFIRKSAINNIKFPDIVTSEDVVFINEILINNPNIGLCKSGKYNYRKREDKSSIIDNSQYKKEYYTDRCKNYFKYLIDKSLEKFGFVSEFIQNVILYDIRWMLDVDNISDILDKDEIINFKNSLKNVLKYIDDENIFKHNMMNNDSKLKSFLIKYGSLSSEIIGKLNFDTVFIDVYEIINDELYVLANIPNIRDRDIEVYINNEKIETRHVRFPQRDKYCIDELYAKDYSFEFKVDLDKNKTYSIEFKNSTDIFKIDFSRPCNFSKVVGYAKTKSYLSILNDNKINIENKTTFKWLKQEIKTLTRMIKQKDVGFHIGVPFRIAYMLLYPFLRNKHIWFYMDRPEISDDNGMHLFKYSVNKDPNIKKYFILNKDSPDFNEMKQYGDVLAYKSIKHRILGMFVENIVTSHPDNEIIYPFWGRYPFFAGLLKSNNIFLQHGIIKDDISSWLNKTNMNLSFFLTSARLEYESIFKYPYNYDENVVKLLGLPRYDNLENNEDKKQIIIMPSWRRYLTRKSEEFIKESEYFKKFNSLINNEKLIKKAQEYEYEIIFRPHPKVYDFIELFDKNEYVKIDYDRVKYQTLFNNGSILITDYSSVAFDFAYLYKPVLYYQYSDDYHFDVEESFFDYESMGLGEVTRKEDKLVDLIIEYMENDCKIKKEYENRIREFYLYTDKNNCKRVYDAIKEIPLKD; via the coding sequence GGTTTAAAATATGCCACAGGAGAATATATTAATTTTTTAGATAGTGATGACACCCTTTCAAAGAATACATTAAAAGATGTTTTGACTTTTTTTAATAATAACAAATCAACTGACTTGGTGGCCATACCCATTTTTTATTTTGAAAACAACAAAGGACCACATTACTTAAATTATAAATTTAATAAAACTAAAACTGTAAATTTACTTGAATTTCCAGAATATTATCAGTTATCCGGTCCAAGCAGTTTTATTCGAAAGAGTGCAATTAATAATATCAAATTTCCGGATATTGTCACTTCTGAAGATGTTGTTTTTATCAATGAAATACTGATTAATAATCCGAATATCGGATTATGCAAATCTGGAAAATATAACTATAGAAAACGTGAAGACAAATCATCCATCATTGATAATTCACAGTATAAAAAGGAATATTACACAGACAGGTGCAAAAATTATTTTAAATATCTAATTGATAAAAGTTTAGAGAAATTCGGTTTTGTTAGCGAATTTATTCAGAATGTCATATTATATGATATAAGATGGATGCTTGATGTTGATAATATCTCTGACATTTTAGATAAGGATGAAATAATCAATTTTAAGAATTCTCTTAAAAATGTCCTGAAATATATTGATGATGAGAATATCTTTAAACATAATATGATGAATAATGATTCCAAACTAAAAAGTTTTTTAATTAAATATGGGTCATTATCCTCTGAAATTATTGGTAAATTGAATTTTGATACAGTTTTCATTGATGTTTATGAAATTATCAATGACGAATTATATGTTTTGGCAAATATTCCAAATATCCGTGATAGAGACATTGAGGTTTATATCAATAATGAAAAAATTGAAACAAGACATGTCAGATTTCCTCAAAGGGATAAATACTGTATTGATGAATTATATGCCAAAGACTATTCATTTGAGTTTAAAGTGGATTTAGATAAGAATAAAACATATTCAATTGAATTTAAAAATAGCACAGATATTTTTAAAATCGATTTTTCAAGACCATGCAACTTTTCAAAGGTTGTAGGATATGCTAAAACTAAAAGTTATTTAAGTATTTTAAATGACAACAAAATCAATATTGAAAATAAAACTACATTTAAATGGCTAAAACAAGAAATCAAAACATTAACCCGCATGATTAAACAAAAAGACGTTGGATTTCATATTGGAGTCCCATTTAGAATTGCCTATATGTTACTTTATCCTTTCTTAAGAAATAAACACATATGGTTTTATATGGACCGTCCGGAAATATCTGATGACAATGGAATGCATTTATTCAAATATTCAGTTAATAAAGATCCAAATATCAAAAAGTATTTTATATTAAATAAAGATAGTCCTGATTTCAATGAGATGAAACAATATGGAGATGTTCTGGCATACAAATCCATTAAACATCGTATTTTAGGAATGTTTGTTGAAAATATAGTTACTTCCCATCCAGATAATGAAATTATTTATCCATTTTGGGGAAGATACCCATTTTTTGCAGGCCTTTTAAAATCAAATAATATTTTCCTGCAACATGGAATAATCAAAGACGATATTTCATCATGGTTAAATAAAACAAACATGAATTTATCTTTCTTTTTAACTAGTGCACGACTAGAATATGAATCAATTTTCAAATATCCTTACAATTATGATGAAAATGTTGTTAAGTTGTTGGGTCTACCTAGATATGACAACCTTGAAAATAACGAAGATAAAAAACAAATTATTATAATGCCTTCATGGAGGCGTTATTTAACTCGAAAATCAGAAGAGTTTATTAAAGAAAGTGAATATTTCAAAAAGTTCAACTCATTAATTAATAATGAAAAGCTGATAAAAAAAGCACAAGAATACGAATATGAAATAATTTTCAGACCACACCCTAAAGTTTATGATTTTATTGAATTGTTTGACAAAAATGAGTATGTGAAAATTGATTATGATAGAGTTAAATATCAAACCTTATTCAATAACGGATCCATTTTGATTACTGATTATTCATCCGTTGCTTTTGACTTTGCATACCTCTACAAACCTGTATTATATTACCAATACAGTGACGATTATCACTTTGATGTTGAAGAAAGTTTTTTTGACTATGAAAGCATGGGACTTGGAGAAGTCACCAGAAAAGAAGACAAGCTAGTTGATTTAATCATTGAATACATGGAAAATGATTGTAAAATTAAAAAAGAGTATGAAAATAGAATTAGGGAATTCTACTTGTATACTGATAAAAATAATTGTAAAAGAGTATATGATGCAATTAAAGAAATCCCATTAAAGGATTAA